A stretch of Tripterygium wilfordii isolate XIE 37 chromosome 11, ASM1340144v1, whole genome shotgun sequence DNA encodes these proteins:
- the LOC120009624 gene encoding carboxypeptidase A6, which translates to MARFLSVLHLFWILFSCNRGFAAANGDAVEGNLTGHPLTPINHDLYHSSSDLMEQITTLVHRHPDKLSVNTFKTGNKGYNAEITVVTYCQSGRESDDRSKFRILLSFGQHGRELITSELALRMLSILSEEQFLPNMDPSSLNMTLDNLVIKVVAMENLNGRKIVEVGDFCERRNGRGVDLNRNWGVDWGKKEKDYDPYEENPGTAPFSEPETQIMRKLALSFDPHIWVNVHSGMEALFMPYDHKNTTPEGLPSQRMRFLLDELNQVHCHKRCMIGSGGGSVGYLAHGTATDYMYDVIGVPMAFTFEIYGDSTASSKDCFKMFNPVDLSTFNRVLNEWSAAFFTIFKLGPHQLDETRPKNFASNLDKSIPIDEYLDGYLMERSSRYGKKMEVLDLGMQEIRTYFRLFLLSSVLLMFMFCSKISKSKGRPTVPAMPL; encoded by the exons atGGCGCGATTCCTCTCTGTTCTCCATTTGTTTTGGATCCTCTTTTCTTGTAATCGAGGTTTCGCTGCTGCTAATGGCGATGCTGTGGAAGGCAATCTCACCGGACATCCGTTAACGCCCATCAATCACGATCTCTACCATTCCAG TAGTGATTTGATGGAGCAAATAACAACTTTGGTCCATCGTCATCCAGATAAACTATCT GTAAACACCTTTAAAACTGGAAATAAAGGTTATAATGCAGAGATTACAGTAGTTACATATTGCCAGAGTGGGAGGGAATCTGATGACAGATCAAAGTTTCGGATCCTCCTT AGTTTTGGGCAGCATGGAAGGGAGCTCATTACATCTGAGCTTGCCTTGAGGATGCTGTCAATCTTAAGCGAAGAACAGTTTCTCCCGAACATGGATCCATCTTCCTTAAACATGACTCTCGACAATCTGGTCATTAAG GTGGTGGCAATGGAAAATCTAAATGGTCGCAAAATTGTCGAAGTGGGAGATTTTTGTGAGAGGAGAAATG GAAGGGGAGTTGATCTTAATCGTAATTGGGGTGTAGACTGGGGCAAAAAGGAAAAG GATTATGATCCATATGAAGAGAATCCTGGAACTGCTCCTTTTAGTGAGCCTGAAACACAAATTATGCGGAAACTTGCCTTATCATTTGATCCTCACATTTGGGTTAACGTGCACTCTGGAATGGAG GCTTTGTTTATGCCATATGACCACAAGAACACTACCCCCGAAGGACTGCCTTCACAGCGGATGAGGTTTTTACTGGATGAGCTGAACCAAGTTCATTGTCATAAGCGTTGCATGATTGGGTCCGGTGGAGGCTCCGTCGG gtATCTGGCACATGGGACTGCAACAGATTACATGTATGATGTGATCGGGGTGCCCATGGCTTTCACTTTTGAG ATCTATGGAGACAGCACGGCCTCATCAAAGGACTGCTTTAAGATGTTCAATCCTGTTGACCTTTCCACTTTCAAT AGAGTTCTGAATGAGTGGTCAGCTgcttttttcacaatttttaagTTGGGACCACACCAACTGGATGAAACACGACCGAAGAACTTCGCATCCAATTTGGACAAATCGATACCCATCGATGAATATCTTGATGGCTACTTAATGGAGAGGAGTAGTAGATATGGAAAGAAGATGGAGGTTCTTGACCTTGGAATGCAAGAGATAAGAACGTATTTCAGGTTGTTTTTGTTATCTTCAGTTTTGTTGATGTTCATGTTctgttcaaaaatttcaaaaagcaAGGGTAGACCAACTGTTCCAGCAATGCCTCTCTGA